Proteins from a genomic interval of Candidatus Cloacimonadota bacterium:
- a CDS encoding TonB-dependent receptor produces the protein MQKRLTFTLLILLLTNLYAATVSGFVTRADSGEPIQFVNVSVSGTKIGTQTNKQGYYVISLNQTGTFQLNFSLVSHQRESQNITVRALSDEITLNVQLTKSSVELGKIVVTAESEKGMDGPVIRASSINRGREEIQNVVSTAEADVFRAVLTLPGVMPISDFFSGLYIRGGSPDENLILLDDIDVYNPSHLGGLFSTFNTDAVENVELIKGGYPAKYGGRLSSVLDVTNRQGNRVEHHGVGRLSLISSSATLEGPWKLGSQSGSYMASFRRTYLELLKAIYDALPNYYFYDGHAKVNWDINPANKLSFSAYLGRDDMIYDLGSVLDVDWGNKTVSARWMHLFSPRLYSNFVVAGSQFNSSMGQISADGEETIFGSDNFIKDLTTRGIFNFKPNNSHELEGGFELKYNDTSLKVETSYQVDPSGLPDAKISSLTSSVFLQDSWVINPLWTLQPGLRANWYQTLKIHPPQVPAASYFNLEPRLSFKWTLDAGEAIYLNFGTFNQYLALLSMDISTPFDVWIPVEGTMPPAKALHYIIGYNRRLGRHLALETEVYYKDYKNLLQLDYNTFFNWNNETGTLSDAMRSGTGHALGFEVLLRNDWNGLEGFAGYTFSRARRKIDGMNLDPLTGEPLPFFPRFDRSHSLTVVENYNISENTGWQPFGADFKLGLNLSFNSGQPVEIPERIYFDGENFSIIYSYKDGQRLPNYLRLDMSAKLQWHNRWGTIEPYFDVINIFNRKNVSFRSYSLEAQEDMTLSLQAQDGNQFPILPFLGVNITW, from the coding sequence GTGCAAAAACGCCTGACTTTCACCCTGCTCATCCTGCTGCTTACAAACCTGTATGCCGCCACCGTGAGCGGTTTTGTGACCCGTGCCGACAGCGGCGAACCCATCCAATTTGTGAACGTTTCCGTAAGCGGCACAAAGATTGGCACTCAAACAAATAAACAGGGTTACTATGTCATCTCGCTGAACCAAACCGGCACTTTTCAACTGAATTTTTCCCTTGTCTCCCATCAACGCGAAAGCCAAAACATCACCGTCCGCGCGCTTTCGGATGAGATAACCCTGAACGTCCAGCTCACAAAAAGCTCTGTGGAACTGGGCAAAATTGTGGTGACCGCGGAAAGCGAAAAAGGCATGGATGGTCCCGTGATTAGGGCCAGCTCCATCAACCGTGGCAGGGAGGAAATCCAAAACGTTGTCTCCACCGCGGAAGCGGACGTTTTCCGAGCCGTGCTCACCCTCCCGGGCGTGATGCCCATTTCGGATTTCTTTTCCGGGCTCTACATCCGGGGCGGTTCACCAGATGAAAACCTCATCCTGCTTGACGATATCGATGTTTACAACCCCAGCCATCTGGGCGGGCTTTTCAGCACTTTCAACACCGACGCCGTGGAAAACGTGGAACTGATTAAAGGCGGCTATCCCGCAAAATATGGCGGACGGCTTTCCTCGGTTCTGGACGTCACAAACCGCCAGGGAAACAGGGTTGAACACCACGGCGTGGGACGCCTAAGCCTGATTTCCAGTTCCGCCACCCTGGAAGGACCCTGGAAACTTGGCAGCCAAAGCGGCTCCTACATGGCATCCTTCCGCCGCACCTATCTGGAATTGCTCAAAGCCATTTACGATGCATTGCCAAATTATTATTTCTACGATGGCCACGCGAAAGTGAATTGGGATATCAACCCCGCAAACAAGCTCAGCTTCAGCGCCTATCTGGGACGTGACGACATGATCTACGATTTGGGCAGCGTCCTGGATGTCGATTGGGGAAACAAAACTGTCTCCGCCCGCTGGATGCACCTGTTTTCACCCCGGCTCTATTCAAACTTTGTGGTGGCAGGAAGCCAGTTCAACAGCAGCATGGGCCAGATTTCCGCGGATGGCGAAGAAACCATCTTTGGCAGCGACAACTTCATCAAAGACCTCACCACCCGCGGCATATTCAATTTTAAACCCAACAATAGCCACGAACTGGAAGGCGGTTTCGAACTGAAATACAACGATACTTCCCTGAAAGTGGAAACCTCCTATCAGGTTGACCCCAGCGGACTTCCAGACGCCAAAATCTCTTCGCTCACCTCCTCGGTTTTCCTGCAGGATAGCTGGGTGATAAACCCCTTGTGGACTCTGCAACCAGGCTTGAGGGCAAACTGGTATCAAACCCTGAAAATCCATCCGCCCCAGGTTCCCGCCGCTTCCTACTTCAATCTGGAGCCGCGGCTTTCCTTCAAATGGACTCTGGACGCCGGCGAAGCCATCTACCTGAATTTTGGCACCTTTAACCAATATTTGGCATTGCTGTCCATGGATATAAGCACGCCCTTCGACGTTTGGATTCCAGTGGAAGGAACCATGCCCCCAGCCAAGGCGCTACATTATATTATTGGCTACAACAGACGTTTGGGCAGGCATCTCGCCCTGGAAACCGAAGTCTATTACAAGGACTATAAAAACTTGCTCCAGCTCGACTATAACACGTTTTTCAACTGGAACAACGAAACCGGCACCCTTTCTGACGCCATGCGTTCCGGAACCGGACATGCCCTGGGCTTCGAAGTGCTTCTGCGCAACGATTGGAACGGCCTGGAAGGCTTCGCGGGCTACACCTTCAGCCGCGCCCGCCGCAAAATCGATGGCATGAATCTTGATCCCCTCACCGGGGAACCGCTTCCTTTTTTCCCCCGTTTCGACCGCAGCCACAGCCTCACCGTGGTGGAAAACTATAACATCAGCGAAAACACCGGCTGGCAACCTTTTGGGGCGGATTTCAAACTGGGGCTGAATTTAAGCTTCAATTCCGGTCAGCCTGTGGAAATTCCGGAAAGAATCTATTTCGATGGCGAAAACTTCAGCATCATCTATAGCTATAAAGATGGTCAACGCCTGCCCAACTATTTACGTCTGGATATGAGCGCCAAACTGCAGTGGCACAATCGCTGGGGAACCATTGAACCCTATTTTGACGTGATTAACATCTTTAACCGCAAAAACGTCAGCTTCCGCAGCTACAG